CGGATGCTTGAGATGCATGATGACCGAGGCTTTGGCGGGCTTCTGATCTTCCGCGAAGAGAGACACCTGTGGCATCGCAAGATGAACGCGTGCGGAGCGAACCACGCCTAACGTCGAGATAGTGTGCTCCAGTTCGCCCTCAAGCGCACGCTGATAGTTGACATGCTCGTCGAACTCGCTGCCGACCCAGTTAGGCTTATCGAAGAGCTCGAAGCCAAGGCGGCCCGACTGCGGCATCCCCTTGGTCGCGACCTCCATGCGCGCTTTGTCGAGCATCTCGGCCGGGACCTCGATGCCACTGCCATCGGGCGTCATCTGGTAAGAGATGCCAGCGGCGGCAAGCTCCTGCGAGACCTGCTGCGTGTCCTTGCTCTCGAGCCCCGAGAAGAGTACACGCCAATCCGGCCGCTCTGCATACCAGAACATACCGGCGACCAGAGCGGCGATCATCGCAACACCCGCGATCATCCACGGGCGGCGCTGGTCGGGAATAGCCCCCCAACGTGTGCGCGCGCCGCTCAGTAGCTTGTTGGCCTGCTGCATCACTCCACCCGAGGTGGTGCCAGGCTCCATCTTTGTAACCGCCACCTGCCCTGCATCTGCCATTGCGTATCCTTCGAAAGATCGTGGCTAGAACTGCATCCCCATCATCTGCTGATAGGCCCCGACGGCCTTGTTCCTTACCTGCAAAGCCAGCTCGAAGGCCATGTCGGCTTTCTGGGTCGCGATCATGGCGTCGTGAACCTCAACGCCCTGACCGCTGACAAGACCGTTGATCGCATCGCTGGCTTGCTTGTCGAGACTGTTCGTCTGATCGATCAGCGAGTTCAGCACACCGCTGAAAGGCACTGGCGAAGCGCTGGGTGTGGACGATGCGAGCGGGCTGTTGATGGCTCCTGAGACTATTCCGGCGAGTTGGTCGATTCCCGTCATGGCCTACCTTTCTATTTGTGACTTTTTAAGCACTTATTTCAAAATGTCGAGTGAACTGCTGAGCATGTTCTTCTCTGCCTGCACGGCCGAGGCGTTCATGCCGTAGCCTCGGGTCGCGCCCATCAGATCGACCATCTCGGTGAGCGGGTTGATATCGGGATAGGAGACATAGCCGTCGGGACCGGCATCGGGATGCTGCGGATCGTAGCGGCGAAGCGGGTCGGCGGCATCTTCGATCACTCCACCTATGGCAACTCCACCTATGGCACCGGACGAGGAGCCGAAGCCTCCGGTCAATGCAAAGCTCGATGAGAAGCTGGAGCCAAAGCCATGTCC
This is a stretch of genomic DNA from Granulicella sp. WH15. It encodes these proteins:
- the flgC gene encoding flagellar basal body rod protein FlgC, translating into MNLFGVMDISASALKAERVRAEVVASNMANAETTRTADGKPYQRHHVVFEEQGDDSFGSSLLGESGGHGFGSSFSSSFALTGGFGSSSGAIGGVAIGGVIEDAADPLRRYDPQHPDAGPDGYVSYPDINPLTEMVDLMGATRGYGMNASAVQAEKNMLSSSLDILK
- the fliE gene encoding flagellar hook-basal body complex protein FliE: MTGIDQLAGIVSGAINSPLASSTPSASPVPFSGVLNSLIDQTNSLDKQASDAINGLVSGQGVEVHDAMIATQKADMAFELALQVRNKAVGAYQQMMGMQF